AAATCATGGGCGTCAGCCCCACCACCTTCCACTCCTACCGCCGCGAAGAGCGTCTCCTGCGGCCTGAAACCAGCCGCGCCCTGTACGAACTGGCCAGCCTTGCCGAAACCGCCGAAGCGTACTTCGAGGAGGACGACGCGGCCCACCGCTGGCTGCGGACCCCCAGCGCGTCCTTCGGAGGCAAAACCCCCCTTGAATACGCCGGGGTGCCTGGGGGCGCCGCGTACGTCGAAACCTTGCTTCACCGCCTTGAACACGGCGTCTACTCCTGAGGGCTTTTGATCCTTCAACGCGTCAGCAAATGGCAGCATGCCCAGTACGCCACCCTTCCCGAACATGGCAACGGCGCCGCGAAGTACGGCGGACGCTGGAACAGCGAGGATCCCACCCTCAAGCATAACCGGCAACTGATCTACACCAGTGACAGCCTCCCGCTGGCCATGCTCGAAGTGTACGTTCACGCCGGCAATGTCATTCACAACGTCCCTCACGGCCTCGTGAAGTTCGAAGTGGATGAAACGGCCATCCAGGATCTGGACCTGCACAGCCTGCCCGGCACCTGGAATGCCCGTCCTGAAACGCCCGACACGCAAGTCATCGGTGACGAATGGTTCGACCAGCAGGCGTCACCGATCCTGCGCGTACCGTCCGTCATCCTGCCCCTCAGCGAATGCCGGTCCGGACAGAGCAACTACCTCATCAACACCCGTCACCCGGAAACGCCCAACGTCGTTCGAATGCTGAGCGTCAACCGCCTGACTTTCGACACCCGGATCGGCCAAACCTGAGAAGAACTCGGCGAACAGGAAGCAGAGCGGCGCGCTGTCGGCGGATGCCCAGGCGTTCGCGGACCTCATCGGACACCCTGACCTGGGCCAGCATGCGCGAGACCGTGCCACTGACGTATACCAGGGGCATTGTTCCAGTCATGCAGGCCCGTGGTGCTCTACGTCGCCTGGGCGCTGTGAAGCCAGGTGGCCACCGGCGCGAGCATCGCCGCACGCGAGCCCTCACCACTCAGTTCATCCCGTTTCCGCAGGTGCGCAGGCCGGTGTTTGCGATGAACGGCTTGGGGCGACCCGCCAATGATGTGAACTTAAGCGCTGGCCTCCGTCGGAACAGGCTTCAGCCGGCCGTAATCGTCCGAGTTCCGCGTGACTTTGATCGTACCGTTTTCTTTGTCGTACAGGTCCAGGTATGTCTCTGTCAGCGCCTCGATGGTGTATTCGTAGCGCGCGAGCAGCACCCTGTCACCAACACGCCACACATGCGGAGGACGGTTCGGAGAACCAGCACCGGAGACTTCATTGTTGATGACCGCGCCGATTTCCTCGTCGAGTGCCCGGATGATGCATGTCCAGGCCGACTTATTGGTTTCAACGCTCTTCGCCTTGGCTGTCAGGATGATGTCTTCGAGACGGACAGGCGAAACGTCCAGCCAGCAGTCCCGAGTGAGGCCTGCCTGCCGCAACGCTGTCGGAATCTCAGCCATCAACTTGTGAAGCTTTTGATGCCCTCCCAGTTCACGGCTCAGGATCACGTTAGCCTGGGCCCGGTTCGCCGCGGCCGCCGGAACATTTTCAGTGTTCGTGGTCTGGTCGAGCTGACGTGCATGTGGATGGGTTACGGACTGATCAGGGAAGTGCGTTGTAGCAACGGCCGCGTGAGCGGTCCCGCCGGTGGGCGGTTGTAGGTGTTCAGTCCTGCCCCTGGCGTTTGTGGTGGTGTTTGTGTCGGCGGGCTCACCACCACTTTCTTTTCCAGTTCCTTTCCCATTTCCTTTATGTGCCCCGGAATCTGGGGCAGGGCTGCCCGGAATTCCAGGGGAGGGCTGCCCGGAATTCCAGGGCAGGTTTTTGGCAAAAAGGCTACCGAAGGTGGAAAAACCTGCCCTGGTTTCCTGAGCAGGTTTTTTTGGTCGACCAGGACCGCGTTTTTTGCTCTCCACTGCCTTAACACGAGCGACGTAGGCGTCATGCAGTTCTGTCAACGCGTCCAGATCGACCCACCACGTCTCCGGCGTGCTGGTTTTTTGAACTCCAGGCACCCTGGTAAACACATTGTCCAAGCGGGCCAGCAGGTCAGTTTTTGCACTCTCCGTACGGTCCTCGCCCCACCGGATGTGGTTTTTGAAGTACCTGCTGCTGAGCCGTGCGCCTTTCGGGCTGTTGCTGTAACTCAGAATGATGTAAGCCAGGAGTGCCGCGTCGCTGCCGACCAGCGGGATCCACTCGTCGCGGAGGATGTTGCTGGTAATCGTGAATGAATGCTCAAAACGGCCTCGGGTCCTGACGGCCATGTCGCCTGTTGGACTGGTTGGATCGTGACTCACACGTGTCCTCGGACGGCACCCACCTGAGGTGGCAAGCGGCCTCCGCTCGCGCGGGGTCCGGTCATACGATTGACCGGAGCACGTAGGCCGTCATAAACTACGTGCAGGCCGTTCGACCTACGTGAGGTCGCATTCGGTTCAGAGCCTCTTCAAAACTCTGGTATATGAACGCTCGGTGTTTGCAGACGCCGGGCGTTCGCCTTTCCGGCAGATGTGATCGGTGCCGTACCGGGGTAGTAGGAGATTACCACGCTCTGAATGGTTCAGCACATCCTTTTCCCCAATTATGAGAGAGGCACGGCGCCGGCTAAAACGGTTGACGGAGAAGCCAAATTGCATGAAGAGGGAGATCACATCT
This portion of the Deinococcus malanensis genome encodes:
- the parS gene encoding type II RES/Xre toxin-antitoxin system antitoxin gives rise to the protein MTTAPRPARPPFIPTRTAPPLPGATLLGINAKSIIELSEVLDQGFTVSCAERVIHHLGLPLNAALKIMGVSPTTFHSYRREERLLRPETSRALYELASLAETAEAYFEEDDAAHRWLRTPSASFGGKTPLEYAGVPGGAAYVETLLHRLEHGVYS
- a CDS encoding RES family NAD+ phosphorylase gives rise to the protein MILQRVSKWQHAQYATLPEHGNGAAKYGGRWNSEDPTLKHNRQLIYTSDSLPLAMLEVYVHAGNVIHNVPHGLVKFEVDETAIQDLDLHSLPGTWNARPETPDTQVIGDEWFDQQASPILRVPSVILPLSECRSGQSNYLINTRHPETPNVVRMLSVNRLTFDTRIGQT